One Ignavibacterium album JCM 16511 genomic region harbors:
- a CDS encoding T9SS type A sorting domain-containing protein: MKTNKILIVIFFLLLIIENNAQNTYNVQPGIKNNQIVLQIVNTSETEISLPKPLQRRGIKNLTFRDVSKETITLKPKEEKEIKYIFDVNYDADISKQDTIEFLITDNKTIHLTKQFILIYTQPKEFKLEQNYPNPFNPTTRIRYSIPNVGTGLALSTLKVYDILGNEVVTLVNEEKPAGYYEIEFNATELSSGVYFYRLQSGNFTQTKKMVLMR, translated from the coding sequence ATGAAAACAAACAAAATCTTAATCGTAATCTTTTTCTTACTCTTAATTATAGAAAACAATGCACAAAACACATACAATGTTCAACCGGGAATAAAGAACAATCAGATAGTACTCCAGATAGTAAACACATCAGAAACAGAAATAAGCCTCCCCAAACCCCTCCAAAGGAGGGGCATAAAGAATCTAACATTCAGAGATGTCAGTAAAGAAACAATAACATTAAAACCAAAAGAAGAAAAAGAAATCAAGTACATTTTTGATGTGAACTATGATGCTGATATTTCAAAGCAAGACACAATAGAATTTCTTATAACGGACAACAAGACAATTCATTTGACAAAACAATTTATCCTCATCTACACACAACCAAAAGAATTTAAGTTAGAGCAGAACTATCCAAATCCATTTAATCCGACAACAAGGATAAGATACAGCATACCAAATGTAGGGACAGGGCTAGCCCTGTCCACATTAAAGGTTTATGACATACTCGGCAATGAAGTTGTAACACTTGTAAATGAAGAAAAACCAGCCGGATATTATGAAATAGAATTCAATGCAACCGAATTATCCAGCGGAGTATATTTTTATCGCTTGCAGTCAGGCAACTTCACACAGACAAAAAAGATGGTATTGATGAGATAA